One segment of Mycolicibacterium neworleansense DNA contains the following:
- a CDS encoding DUF190 domain-containing protein, translating to MSSADYLKLTAYFGERLRHEHRFVADALLDLYGGNDVAISVMLRGIASFGPHHHLRTDETLTGSEDPPIAIAAVDAAGKIAALAEQTVTAIPRGLVTLERAQLVRRESPAPTVTDACKLTVYVGRHHRIDGIPAYRAVCDRLHRHGFAAATVFLGVDGTAHGQRRRAAFFSRNTEVPLMIVGLGTGVQVNAVLGELTELLQNPLLTVERAQLCKQGGRLLTRPAELPSTDAQGRPLWQKLMVHTSETAQHDGVPIHRAIVRRLLQSRSSGGATVLRAVWGYCDDGKPHGDKLFQLGRHVPVTTIVVDSPERISASFEIVDGITREHGVVSAEMVPSATVVDAGHRLGGTDLASFSY from the coding sequence GTGAGCTCCGCCGATTACCTCAAGCTGACGGCCTACTTCGGTGAGCGCCTGCGCCACGAGCACCGCTTCGTCGCCGATGCGCTGCTGGACCTGTACGGGGGCAATGACGTCGCGATCAGTGTGATGCTGCGCGGGATCGCCAGCTTCGGCCCACATCACCACCTGCGCACCGACGAGACGTTGACCGGCTCCGAGGATCCCCCGATCGCCATCGCCGCCGTCGACGCCGCAGGCAAGATCGCGGCACTGGCCGAGCAGACTGTGACCGCCATCCCCCGCGGCCTGGTCACCCTGGAACGCGCTCAGCTGGTTCGTCGGGAGTCACCGGCTCCGACGGTCACCGATGCCTGCAAGCTGACGGTGTATGTCGGCCGCCATCACCGGATTGACGGGATTCCCGCGTACCGCGCGGTGTGCGACCGGCTGCACCGGCACGGGTTCGCCGCGGCCACGGTGTTTCTGGGGGTGGACGGGACCGCACACGGTCAGCGTCGACGCGCCGCATTCTTCAGCCGCAACACCGAGGTACCGCTCATGATCGTCGGGCTGGGAACCGGGGTGCAGGTGAATGCCGTATTGGGCGAGCTGACCGAACTGCTCCAGAACCCACTGCTGACCGTCGAGCGGGCACAGCTGTGCAAGCAGGGCGGGCGTCTTCTGACCCGGCCGGCCGAGCTGCCGAGCACCGACGCCCAGGGGCGTCCGCTGTGGCAGAAACTGATGGTGCACACGTCCGAGACCGCACAGCACGACGGGGTGCCGATCCACCGGGCCATCGTCCGCAGGCTGCTGCAGTCGCGCTCATCCGGCGGCGCCACCGTGCTGCGCGCGGTCTGGGGCTATTGCGACGACGGGAAGCCCCACGGAGACAAGCTGTTCCAGCTGGGCCGCCACGTCCCGGTGACGACCATCGTGGTGGACTCGCCGGAACGGATCTCCGCATCCTTCGAGATCGTCGATGGGATCACCCGCGAGCATGGCGTGGTCAGCGCCGAGATGGTGCCCTCGGCAACCGTTGTCGACGCCGGCCACCGGCTCGGCGGGACCGATCTGGCGTCCTTCAGTTACTGA
- a CDS encoding acyl carrier protein — MQSTTPEAVSAALTEILRDDMNVDVRRVTRESRLIDDVGLDSVAFAVGMVAIEDKLGVALSEEDLLSCDTVGDLEAAILAKVPAAQSSQ; from the coding sequence ATGCAGTCGACAACACCCGAAGCGGTCAGCGCCGCCCTCACCGAGATCCTTCGCGACGACATGAACGTCGATGTCCGCCGGGTGACCAGGGAATCCCGACTCATCGACGACGTCGGCCTGGACTCGGTGGCCTTCGCCGTCGGCATGGTCGCGATCGAGGACAAGCTCGGGGTCGCCCTGTCCGAGGAAGACCTGCTCAGCTGCGACACCGTCGGCGACCTCGAGGCGGCCATCCTGGCGAAAGTGCCTGCCGCGCAGAGCAGCCAGTGA
- the mbtM gene encoding long-chain-fatty acid--ACP ligase MbtM, translated as MATALAASLTATDADLVVYDHETHAWTRHSWGEVYARAENVAEQIGQDGSTAVGVVGEPTVEGIASVLGALLAGAALSVLPGPIRGADADTWAQSTVNRLAGIGVGTVFSHGGYLDLLRTVETPLTLHDDAVVAHAQRSTTLPLGTGPFAVLQGTAGSTGTPRTAQLTPSAVLANLRGLSDRISLSRSDIGCSWLPLYHDMGLTFLLAGALGGIEVWQAPTMAFAASPFSWVRWLTESRATLTAAPNMAYGLIGKYSKRLTDLDLSALRFALNGGEPVDCEATIRFGTELSRFGFDPGALSPSYGMAESSCAVTVPVPGLGVVLDEITVATDAGSNRQQLAVLGDAIAGMEVRLRPSEDNAGIVGREVGEVEIRGTSMMTGYLGQTPLDPDDWFATGDLGYFVGGGLVVCGRTKELITVAGRNIFPTEIERVAAQVKGVREGAVVAVGAGEKSVRSGLVIAAEFRGADEAGARSQVIQQVASECGIVPADVVFLTPGSLPRTSSGKLRRLEVKRQLETAKP; from the coding sequence CTGGCCACGGCGCTCGCCGCGTCGCTGACCGCCACCGACGCTGACCTCGTGGTGTACGACCATGAGACGCACGCCTGGACGCGTCATTCCTGGGGCGAGGTGTACGCCCGCGCCGAGAACGTCGCCGAGCAGATCGGTCAGGACGGTTCGACGGCGGTCGGTGTGGTCGGCGAGCCCACCGTGGAAGGAATCGCATCGGTTCTCGGTGCCCTGCTGGCCGGCGCGGCGCTGTCCGTACTGCCGGGCCCGATCCGGGGTGCCGACGCGGATACCTGGGCCCAGTCCACCGTGAACCGCTTGGCAGGCATCGGCGTGGGCACGGTGTTCAGCCACGGCGGTTACCTGGACCTGCTGCGGACCGTCGAGACCCCGCTGACGCTCCACGACGACGCCGTCGTCGCCCACGCTCAGCGGTCCACCACGCTGCCGCTGGGAACCGGCCCGTTCGCGGTCCTGCAGGGCACCGCCGGATCGACCGGCACGCCCCGCACCGCCCAGCTGACCCCGTCGGCGGTGCTGGCCAACCTGCGTGGGCTCAGCGATCGGATCAGCTTGTCGCGCAGCGATATCGGCTGCTCCTGGCTGCCGCTGTACCACGACATGGGGCTGACCTTCCTGCTGGCCGGAGCGCTCGGGGGCATCGAGGTGTGGCAGGCCCCGACGATGGCCTTCGCGGCCTCACCGTTCAGCTGGGTGCGCTGGCTCACCGAGAGCCGCGCAACCTTGACCGCGGCCCCGAACATGGCCTACGGCCTGATCGGTAAGTACTCCAAGCGCCTCACCGATCTGGACCTGTCCGCCCTGCGGTTCGCGCTCAACGGCGGCGAGCCGGTCGATTGCGAGGCCACGATCCGATTCGGCACCGAACTGTCCCGCTTCGGCTTTGATCCCGGAGCGCTCTCACCGTCGTACGGCATGGCTGAATCATCCTGCGCGGTCACAGTTCCCGTTCCCGGACTCGGTGTGGTACTCGACGAGATCACCGTCGCCACCGATGCCGGGAGCAACCGGCAGCAGCTGGCGGTGCTCGGTGACGCCATCGCCGGCATGGAAGTGCGTCTGCGGCCCAGTGAAGACAACGCGGGCATCGTCGGCCGCGAGGTGGGCGAGGTCGAGATCCGCGGCACCTCGATGATGACGGGCTACCTGGGCCAGACACCACTGGATCCCGACGACTGGTTCGCCACCGGGGATCTGGGCTACTTCGTCGGCGGTGGACTCGTGGTCTGCGGCCGCACCAAGGAACTGATCACCGTGGCCGGGCGCAACATCTTCCCCACCGAGATCGAGCGGGTTGCCGCTCAGGTCAAGGGAGTTCGCGAAGGCGCGGTCGTGGCCGTGGGCGCCGGCGAGAAGTCGGTCCGCTCCGGCCTGGTGATCGCAGCCGAGTTCCGTGGCGCCGACGAGGCCGGCGCTCGTAGCCAGGTGATCCAGCAGGTCGCATCCGAGTGCGGCATCGTGCCCGCCGACGTGGTGTTCCTGACCCCCGGATCACTCCCCCGCACCTCCTCGGGCAAGCTGCGCCGCCTGGAGGTCAAACGACAATTGGAGACAGCGAAGCCATGA
- the mbtN gene encoding mycobactin biosynthesis acyl-ACP dehydrogenase MbtN, giving the protein MTATVPTPAPATTTLDEYRDLLERAFDDQVKAWTAEAEETESFPRQLIEHLGRSGVFSEKWGDGQQPDVAKLVELAFALGRTGSSGIGVGVSLHDSAIALLRRFGKSDHLRTICEQAIHGEAVLCIAASEESGGSDLQIVETEVRTVDGGFAIKGIKKFVSLSTIADHIMVVARNVDHDPTSRHGNVVVVAVPTTQVEIQTPYRKVGNGPLATAAVHIDTWVPADHLVARAGTGLAAISWGLAHERLSISGQVASGSQRILGITLARMMKRRQFGHTLYEHQALRMRIADLQARVDLLRYALAGVAAQGKLDLRAAAAFKVTAARLGEEVASECMHIFGGSGYLVDETPLGKWWRDMKLARVGGGTDEVLWELVAAAMKPDYDGYAEFAGA; this is encoded by the coding sequence ATGACCGCGACTGTGCCCACGCCGGCGCCGGCCACCACCACCCTCGACGAATACCGTGATCTGCTGGAGCGCGCGTTCGACGACCAGGTCAAGGCATGGACCGCCGAAGCCGAAGAGACCGAGAGCTTTCCGCGCCAGCTCATCGAACATCTCGGCCGCAGCGGGGTGTTCAGCGAGAAGTGGGGTGACGGCCAGCAACCCGACGTGGCCAAGCTGGTCGAACTGGCCTTCGCCCTGGGGCGGACCGGCTCGTCTGGTATCGGCGTCGGGGTCAGCCTGCACGATTCGGCAATCGCCCTGCTGCGCCGCTTCGGCAAATCCGACCACCTGCGCACCATCTGCGAACAGGCCATCCACGGCGAGGCTGTGCTGTGCATCGCCGCCTCCGAGGAATCCGGAGGTTCGGACCTGCAGATCGTTGAGACCGAAGTACGCACGGTCGACGGCGGTTTCGCGATCAAGGGCATCAAGAAGTTCGTCTCTCTGTCGACGATCGCCGATCACATCATGGTGGTGGCCCGCAACGTCGATCACGACCCGACCAGCAGGCACGGCAACGTCGTCGTCGTCGCCGTGCCAACCACGCAGGTCGAGATCCAGACGCCCTACCGCAAGGTGGGCAACGGACCCCTGGCCACCGCGGCGGTGCACATCGACACGTGGGTGCCGGCCGACCATCTGGTGGCCCGCGCCGGCACCGGGCTGGCGGCGATCTCCTGGGGATTGGCCCACGAGCGCCTCTCGATTTCGGGACAGGTCGCGTCGGGATCACAACGGATCCTCGGAATCACGTTGGCGCGCATGATGAAACGCCGGCAGTTCGGCCACACCCTCTACGAGCATCAGGCGCTGCGGATGCGGATCGCCGATCTGCAGGCCCGCGTCGATCTGCTGCGTTACGCCCTGGCCGGGGTGGCCGCGCAGGGCAAGCTCGATCTCCGGGCCGCCGCGGCCTTCAAGGTGACCGCCGCGCGGCTGGGCGAGGAGGTCGCATCCGAGTGCATGCACATCTTCGGCGGCTCCGGCTATCTGGTCGACGAGACACCGCTGGGCAAGTGGTGGCGCGACATGAAGCTGGCCCGTGTCGGTGGCGGCACCGATGAGGTGCTGTGGGAGCTGGTGGCCGCGGCCATGAAGCCCGATTACGACGGCTACGCCGAATTCGCCGGAGCCTGA
- a CDS encoding GNAT family N-acetyltransferase has protein sequence MSDIDTDVTDLPGAPVLKRELTDIADAVRAVDAPPTPVLAEPYDIRVADADADAELVSEWMNRPHLVEAWEYDWEPERWRRYLQAQLDGEYSRPFIASFRGKPVGYVELYRAAKDSIAPRYAADPHDIGMHAAIADLRFVNRGIGPILLPRIVANVFELEPNCRRVMFDPDHRNAGARRVCEWAGCEFLGEHQMSNRRMALYALPRTPDDAIGVAG, from the coding sequence ATGAGCGATATCGATACCGACGTGACCGACTTGCCCGGCGCCCCCGTCCTCAAACGCGAGCTGACCGACATCGCCGACGCGGTGCGCGCGGTCGACGCCCCTCCCACCCCGGTCCTGGCTGAGCCGTACGACATCCGGGTGGCTGACGCCGATGCCGACGCCGAGCTGGTGTCGGAGTGGATGAACCGTCCGCACCTGGTGGAGGCCTGGGAGTACGACTGGGAGCCGGAGCGCTGGCGGCGGTACCTGCAGGCTCAGCTCGACGGCGAATACTCACGGCCGTTCATCGCGAGCTTCCGCGGCAAGCCGGTCGGGTACGTCGAGCTGTACCGGGCGGCCAAGGATTCGATCGCACCCCGGTACGCCGCCGATCCACATGACATCGGTATGCATGCCGCGATCGCCGATCTGAGATTCGTCAACCGTGGCATCGGCCCGATCCTGTTGCCGCGCATCGTAGCCAACGTGTTCGAACTCGAACCGAACTGCCGTCGGGTCATGTTCGATCCGGACCACCGCAACGCCGGCGCCCGGCGGGTGTGCGAATGGGCGGGATGCGAATTCCTGGGCGAGCACCAGATGTCGAACCGGCGCATGGCCCTCTACGCGCTGCCGCGTACACCCGACGACGCCATCGGCGTCGCCGGGTAA
- a CDS encoding DUF488 domain-containing protein: MAEKNRVRLARVYTEPEPDEGRRVLADRLWPRGLKKTDPRVGRWLPAVAPSTELRHWYDHKPERYDEFAARYTQELQSGDEAAALEELRALVGDGPVTLVTATRELELSHLTVLAELLG; encoded by the coding sequence ATGGCCGAGAAAAACCGAGTGCGGCTGGCCCGTGTGTACACCGAGCCCGAACCCGATGAGGGCCGGCGGGTCCTGGCTGACCGGCTGTGGCCCAGGGGATTGAAGAAGACAGATCCGCGGGTGGGGCGCTGGTTGCCCGCGGTGGCTCCGTCCACGGAGTTGCGGCACTGGTACGACCACAAACCCGAGCGCTATGACGAATTCGCTGCGCGTTACACGCAGGAACTGCAGTCCGGCGACGAGGCCGCGGCCCTCGAGGAGCTGCGGGCGTTGGTCGGCGACGGTCCGGTCACGTTGGTGACGGCGACCCGCGAACTTGAACTGAGCCATCTGACCGTTCTCGCCGAGCTGCTCGGCTGA
- the nagA gene encoding N-acetylglucosamine-6-phosphate deacetylase — protein sequence MLLTAETLITGAELLRPGWIDVTDGRVTATGAGAPPRPPDRDLGSVTLAPGFVDTHNHGGGGGSFSVVSEDDASAAVALHRKHGTTTLIASLVTASPDDLLRQVRARAEDARAGRIDGIHLEGPWLSTVRCGAHQPDLMRDPDPAEIDRLLAAAAGTLRMVTIAPERPGAPAAIRQLVEAGVVVAVGHTEATYEQTRAAISAGATVGTHLFNAMRPIDRREPGPVIALLEDPAVTVELIADGVHLDPAIYRHVTHAAGPDRVSLITDSMAATGMADGRYHLGPVQVDVVDGVAFVGGTDTIAGSTATMDLVVRFAVAHCGLPRDEALMVVVRQASINPARALGLPGAGLTPGAAADLVALGPDLTVAGVLRRGVWEMEPVA from the coding sequence GTGCTGCTGACCGCCGAAACCCTGATCACCGGCGCAGAACTGTTGCGGCCAGGGTGGATTGACGTGACGGACGGCCGGGTGACCGCGACCGGCGCGGGTGCACCGCCCCGCCCTCCGGATCGTGATCTGGGTTCGGTGACGTTGGCTCCGGGGTTCGTCGACACCCATAACCACGGCGGTGGCGGAGGCAGCTTCTCGGTCGTGTCGGAGGACGACGCCTCGGCCGCCGTGGCGCTGCACCGTAAGCACGGCACCACCACCCTGATCGCCTCGCTTGTCACCGCGAGCCCCGATGACCTGCTGCGCCAAGTCCGGGCGCGGGCCGAGGACGCGCGTGCCGGGCGGATCGACGGCATCCATCTCGAGGGCCCGTGGCTGTCGACCGTGCGGTGCGGTGCTCATCAACCCGATCTCATGCGTGACCCTGACCCGGCCGAGATCGACCGGTTACTGGCCGCCGCCGCGGGCACACTGCGGATGGTGACGATCGCACCGGAACGTCCGGGCGCGCCGGCCGCGATCCGGCAGCTGGTCGAGGCGGGGGTGGTGGTGGCCGTCGGTCATACCGAGGCGACCTACGAGCAGACCCGCGCGGCGATTTCCGCCGGTGCCACGGTGGGCACGCACCTGTTCAACGCCATGCGCCCGATCGACCGACGTGAGCCGGGCCCGGTGATCGCATTGCTCGAAGATCCCGCCGTCACCGTCGAACTCATCGCTGACGGGGTCCATCTCGATCCGGCCATCTACCGGCACGTCACGCACGCCGCCGGACCGGATCGCGTTTCGCTGATCACCGACTCGATGGCGGCCACCGGCATGGCCGACGGCCGCTATCACCTGGGCCCCGTGCAGGTCGATGTGGTGGACGGGGTGGCGTTCGTCGGAGGCACCGACACCATCGCCGGGAGCACGGCGACCATGGACCTGGTGGTCCGATTCGCGGTCGCCCATTGCGGTTTGCCCCGCGACGAGGCCCTCATGGTTGTGGTTCGTCAGGCCTCGATCAACCCGGCACGGGCACTGGGTCTGCCCGGCGCCGGCCTGACGCCCGGCGCCGCAGCCGATCTGGTGGCACTAGGTCCGGATCTGACGGTTGCCGGGGTGCTGCGTCGAGGTGTGTGGGAAATGGAGCCGGTGGCGTAG
- the nagB gene encoding glucosamine-6-phosphate deaminase, with product MEVIILADAATIGGVAADAVGALLGRKPDAVLGLATGSSPLAIYDELAARYAAGQMSFRQARGFTLDEYVGLPADHPERYRNVIDTVFVSRVDFAPGAVAGPDGLAADIPAACAAYEQAIRDAGGVDLQIVGIGTDGHIAFNEPGSSLASRTRIKTLTRQTRLDNARFFGNDLDAVPTHCLTQGLATIMAARHVILVAVGRSKAEAVHHLVEGAVSAMWPATILQHHPHVSVLLDDAAAQRLQLIDYYRETYRSKPDWQGI from the coding sequence ATGGAAGTCATCATCCTGGCCGATGCTGCCACGATCGGCGGCGTGGCTGCCGACGCGGTCGGCGCGCTGCTCGGTCGCAAGCCGGACGCGGTACTGGGCCTGGCCACCGGTTCGTCGCCGCTGGCGATCTACGACGAACTCGCCGCGCGCTATGCCGCCGGGCAGATGTCATTCCGGCAGGCCCGGGGGTTCACCCTCGACGAGTACGTCGGCCTGCCCGCTGACCATCCCGAGCGCTACCGCAACGTAATCGACACGGTGTTCGTCTCACGCGTGGACTTCGCGCCGGGCGCCGTCGCCGGTCCCGACGGACTGGCGGCCGACATCCCGGCCGCGTGCGCGGCATACGAGCAGGCGATTCGCGACGCCGGTGGTGTCGATCTGCAGATCGTCGGTATCGGCACCGACGGACACATCGCGTTCAACGAACCGGGGTCCTCACTGGCGTCCCGTACCCGGATCAAGACGTTGACGCGGCAGACCCGCCTCGACAACGCCCGGTTCTTCGGAAACGACCTGGATGCGGTGCCGACGCACTGCCTGACACAGGGGCTGGCCACCATCATGGCGGCCCGGCACGTGATCCTGGTGGCCGTCGGTCGCAGCAAGGCCGAAGCCGTGCACCATCTCGTCGAAGGCGCCGTGAGCGCCATGTGGCCGGCAACCATCCTGCAGCACCACCCGCATGTCAGCGTGCTGCTCGATGATGCTGCGGCGCAGCGGCTTCAGCTCATCGACTACTACCGGGAGACCTACCGCTCGAAGCCGGATTGGCAGGGCATCTGA
- a CDS encoding PTS sugar transporter subunit IIA, whose translation MSTTRVLAPVPGRAVALQDVPDPVFSAGMVGYGAAVDPPRGVIDAIAPVSGKLLKLMPHAYVIMTTDNVGVLVHLGLDTVALNGEGFTTHVNQGDDVTAGQVMITYDVPAIEAKGLNPVVPVVVMDEREPGNVTVAAPVTAGADIGSGAELFTASK comes from the coding sequence GTGAGCACGACGCGAGTACTCGCCCCGGTTCCGGGGCGTGCAGTGGCACTCCAGGATGTTCCGGACCCCGTGTTCTCGGCGGGCATGGTGGGTTACGGTGCCGCGGTGGATCCGCCGCGTGGCGTGATCGACGCGATTGCCCCGGTCAGCGGCAAGTTGTTGAAACTGATGCCGCACGCCTACGTCATCATGACGACCGACAACGTCGGCGTCCTGGTCCACCTCGGGCTCGATACGGTGGCACTCAACGGAGAAGGCTTCACCACGCATGTGAACCAGGGCGACGACGTCACCGCCGGCCAGGTGATGATCACCTACGACGTGCCCGCCATCGAGGCGAAGGGCCTCAATCCGGTAGTTCCCGTAGTGGTCATGGACGAGCGGGAGCCCGGCAACGTGACGGTGGCCGCGCCGGTGACGGCTGGGGCCGACATCGGCTCGGGCGCAGAACTTTTCACGGCGAGCAAGTAG
- a CDS encoding PTS transporter subunit EIIC — protein sequence MSGTTKPEGTQAKSGLRIPAFAQLQRLGKSLMLPIAVLPAAGILLRLGQPDLLGRIDSPVIGPFFKAMSAAGDALFTNLPLLFAVGVAIGFARKADGSTALAAVVGYLVMAAVFKTMSPIVLAGEVDKAGDQAQINYSVFAGIVVGLVTAWLFDRYHTIQLPSYLGFFGGRRFVPIVVSLASLFIAFLMSYFYPIFDAGLTALGRFIGGSGALGAFVYGFANRMLIPVGLHHIPNSYVWFIYGDYQTPDGNVVTGELTRFAAGDPTAGILTSGFYPVLMFGLPAAALAMILAANKKQRKVAVGILSAAALTAFLTGVTEPLEFAFMFVAFPLYVIHAVLTGLSLAIAYLLDIHLGFSFSAGLIDLLLYGGAPAANNIWLLIAMGAVFAVVYFVLFYVAITKWNMRTPGREPETDFEAEEQANLGEGADSTTAVAAGGVATETLTAPARADTQAEQIIAAFGGRENLVNVDACITRLRMEVADKSKVDQDRLKALGAAGVIEVGNSVQAVFGTSSEAIKNAIVDTL from the coding sequence ATGAGCGGTACAACGAAACCTGAAGGTACACAGGCGAAGTCCGGCCTGCGTATACCCGCTTTCGCCCAACTGCAACGACTCGGCAAGAGCCTGATGTTGCCGATCGCCGTGTTGCCCGCCGCGGGCATCCTGCTGCGCCTGGGCCAGCCCGACCTGCTCGGCCGGATCGACTCACCCGTCATCGGCCCGTTCTTCAAGGCGATGAGCGCCGCCGGCGACGCCCTGTTCACCAATCTGCCCCTGCTCTTCGCGGTCGGTGTCGCGATCGGCTTCGCCCGCAAAGCCGACGGCTCGACCGCCCTGGCCGCGGTGGTCGGTTACCTGGTGATGGCCGCGGTCTTCAAGACCATGTCCCCCATCGTGCTGGCCGGCGAGGTGGACAAGGCCGGCGATCAAGCGCAGATCAACTACAGCGTGTTCGCCGGAATCGTGGTGGGTCTGGTGACGGCATGGTTGTTCGACCGCTACCACACCATCCAATTGCCCTCTTATCTCGGTTTTTTCGGCGGACGACGATTTGTCCCGATCGTGGTGTCGCTGGCGAGCTTGTTCATCGCCTTCCTGATGAGCTACTTCTATCCGATCTTCGACGCGGGGTTGACGGCGCTAGGCCGGTTCATCGGCGGCAGCGGCGCATTGGGCGCCTTTGTGTACGGGTTCGCCAACCGCATGCTGATTCCCGTGGGCCTGCACCACATCCCGAACTCATACGTGTGGTTCATCTACGGCGACTATCAGACCCCGGACGGCAACGTGGTGACCGGCGAGCTCACCCGGTTCGCGGCAGGAGACCCGACCGCGGGCATCCTCACCTCCGGGTTCTACCCGGTCCTGATGTTCGGTCTGCCCGCTGCGGCGCTGGCGATGATCTTGGCCGCCAACAAGAAGCAACGCAAAGTCGCGGTCGGCATCCTCTCAGCGGCCGCCCTGACCGCATTCCTGACCGGCGTGACCGAACCACTGGAGTTCGCGTTCATGTTCGTGGCGTTCCCGCTCTACGTGATTCATGCGGTCCTGACCGGGCTGTCGCTGGCGATCGCCTACCTGCTCGACATCCACCTGGGCTTCTCGTTCTCAGCCGGGCTCATCGACCTGCTGCTCTACGGCGGTGCTCCCGCGGCGAACAACATCTGGCTGCTCATCGCGATGGGCGCGGTGTTCGCGGTGGTCTACTTCGTGCTGTTCTATGTCGCGATCACGAAGTGGAACATGCGCACCCCTGGCCGTGAACCGGAAACCGATTTCGAGGCCGAGGAACAGGCGAACCTCGGTGAGGGCGCCGACTCCACGACTGCCGTTGCCGCAGGCGGCGTGGCCACCGAAACGCTCACCGCCCCCGCCCGAGCCGACACTCAGGCCGAACAGATCATCGCGGCCTTCGGCGGCCGGGAGAACCTCGTGAACGTCGACGCCTGCATCACCCGGCTCCGCATGGAGGTCGCCGACAAGAGCAAGGTCGACCAGGACCGACTGAAGGCGCTGGGCGCCGCAGGCGTCATCGAGGTCGGCAACAGCGTTCAAGCGGTCTTCGGCACCAGTTCCGAGGCGATCAAGAACGCGATCGTCGACACCTTGTAG